From the Macaca nemestrina isolate mMacNem1 chromosome 7, mMacNem.hap1, whole genome shotgun sequence genome, one window contains:
- the LOC105473679 gene encoding glycoprotein hormone beta-5 produces MKLAFLFLGPMALLLLVGCGCVLGTSSGNLRTFVGCAVREFTFLAKKPGCRGLRITTDACWGRCETWEKPILEPPYIEAHHRVCTYNETKQVTVKLPNCAPGVDPFYTYPVAVRCDCGTCSTATTECETI; encoded by the exons ATGAAGCTGGCATTCCTCTTCCTTGGCCCCATGGCCCTCCTCCTTCTGGTTGGCTGTGGCTGTGTCCTTGGCACCTCCAGTGGGAACCTGCGCACCTTTGTGGGCTGTGCCGTGAGGGAGTTTACTTTCCTGGCCAAGAAGCCAGGCTGCAGGGGCCTTCGGATCACCACGGATGCCTGCTGGGGTCGCTGTGAGACCTGGGAG AAACCCATTCTGGAACCCCCCTATATTGAAGCCCATCATCGAGTCTGTACCTACAACGAGACCAAACAGGTGACCGTCAAGCTGCCCAACTGTGCCCCGGGAGTCGACCCCTTCTACACCTATCCCGTGGCCGTCCGCTGTGACTGCGGAACCTGCTCCACTGCCACCACGGAGTGTGAGACCATCTGA